ATCAATGATCAGTTTACCAGAATAAGAACAGCTATTGGCAAATAAACAGAAGCCCATGGCTTACATAAGAAAAAGTAAGAGAGAAGAAAATTGGTAAAATTTATAGACAAAAATAAAGAGGATTTTAAATGAAACAACTGTTAAATCATGTGGTAGCGTTATTCGTTCTGATGGTTGTTATCCTGTTGATCGTACCGCTGCCTCCATTTTTGCTGGACATGATGTTCATCATCAACATTACAGTTGCCCTGATAATCCTGCTGACTACCATGTACATAAAAGAGGCTCTGGAGTTCTCCATATTCCCCTCCCTTTTACTGATAACCACTTTATTTAGATTGGCCCTTAACATTTCTTCCACCAGACTGATTTTAACACATCAGGGGGAAGCAGGGCAGGTTATCAAGACTTTTGGTACTTTTGTACTGCAGGGAAATATTGTTGTCGGCGTTATTATATTCTTAATTCTGGTTTTAGTTCAGTTCATAGTAATCACGAAAGGTGCTGAACGTGTAGCTGAGGTTGCCGCAAGATTTACGCTGGATGCGATGCCGGGCAAGCAAATGGCCATAGACGCAGATTTAAGCTCAGGGCTTATTGATGAACAGGAAGCCAGAACAAGAAGAAGTAAGATTCAGAGAGAATCCGACTTTTACGGCGCCATGGACGGAGCTACGAAAATTGTAAAGGGTGATGCGATTATGTCCATCATCATTACATTGATCAACTTTATAGCCGGCACTATCATTGGTGTGGTACAAAGCGGGCTTCCTTTCTCGGAAGTGCTGAACATCTACTCCATTGCAACCATCGGAGACGGATTGGTAGCGCAGGTTCCGGCTCTTTTGATTTCTACAGCTACGGGTATGATCGTAACCCGATCGGTAGCTGAGGGAACCTTAAATGAGGACGTAATCAAACAGTTTACTTCCCAGCCTAAAGTGCTGGTGGTGGCGGGCGGAATTATACTTCTTTTGAATCTGATTCCGGGAGCTCCGCATCCTCAGCCTACCGTTCTGGGAATATTTCTCATATTCTTAGGGATCCGGCTGGTGAGAACCAGAGCCGAAGAAGCACAACAGATCAGTACGGCGGAGGCAGAAGCAGACACTTATTCGGAAGAACAGTTTGATGAAAATGCATACTTTAAAGATATAAATAATATTTATTCGCTTATTAATGTAGAACCTATTGAAATGGAATTCGGATACAGCTTGATTCCTCTGGTGGATGAGAACAGCGGAGGAAATCTGATCAATCGAATCGTCATATTCAGAAGGCAGTTTGCTCAGGAAATGGGCTTTGTCGTTCCTTCTGTGAGATTGCGGGACAGTGCGGCCTTAAATGCCAATCAGTATGTGATCAAGCTTAAGGGAGAAGAAATCGCAAAGGGAGAGCTGTTGGTAGACTATTATCTGGCTCTTGAACCGCCTAATCCGGCAGGGGACATCGATGGGATTGAAACCATTGAACCTGCTTATGGCATTCCCAGCAAATGGATCACACCGGAAAAAAGAGATATGGCGGAAGTCTACGGATATACCGTTATCGATCCATTGTCTGTTATGCTGACGCATTTGTCGGAAACCATAAGACGTCATGTACACGAACTTCTCAATCGGGCAGAAGTACTGCAAATCGTTGAAAATACCAAGAAAATTTCACCGGAGCTGGTGGAAGAAGCGATTCCTAATGTCATAGCCTACGGCACCTTGCAAAAGGTATTATATAATCTTTTAAAAGAAGGAATTCCTATAAAAGATATGGTGACTATTTTGGAAAGTCTGATCGACACTGCACAGGGCACGAACGATATCGATATTATGACAGAGAATGTGCGCACGGCTCTGAAACGTACCATAACCAGACGATTCTGCGAGAACGGGCAGCTGAAAGTCATTACGTTGGATAGTGAAGTGGAAAAAGCTGTTCTGTCCAGTCTGACCAGAAGTGAGCAGGGGATTTATCTTGCGCTGAGTCCGGATCTGATTCAGAAAATCGTAACACAGCTGGGAGAACATCTGGGAAAATTTAAAGATTTAAATACCGTTCCTATCATATTGACCAGTAACGTAATACGAGTATATTTTTACAGGCTTATAGAACAATTCTATCCGAATGTCTATGTTCTGGCCTTTAATGAAATCGCAAACAACATACAGATTCAGGCATTGGGAAACATCAGTATGTAATTTATTTGAAGCAAAAGGGATTGGGTCATGATGGATGATAACTTGCTAAAATCTAAATCGCCGGAGGAATTATTCGAGCTTTATCGCGAAACCGGTGACAGCCATATCAAGCAGGAAATTGTTATGCACTACAGCGGAATCGTGAAAACCATTGCGATTCAGCTTCGGGGCGTATACGTCAGCTTTACGGATATGGATGACATCATTAATGAAGGCATTATTACGCTTATGCAGGCGGTGGACAAGTTTGATCCTGAAAAGAATGTAAAATTTGAAAGCTACGCCTCCCTTCGTATCAGAGGGGCAATCGTGGATTTGGC
This region of Aminipila luticellarii genomic DNA includes:
- the flhA gene encoding flagellar biosynthesis protein FlhA — encoded protein: MKQLLNHVVALFVLMVVILLIVPLPPFLLDMMFIINITVALIILLTTMYIKEALEFSIFPSLLLITTLFRLALNISSTRLILTHQGEAGQVIKTFGTFVLQGNIVVGVIIFLILVLVQFIVITKGAERVAEVAARFTLDAMPGKQMAIDADLSSGLIDEQEARTRRSKIQRESDFYGAMDGATKIVKGDAIMSIIITLINFIAGTIIGVVQSGLPFSEVLNIYSIATIGDGLVAQVPALLISTATGMIVTRSVAEGTLNEDVIKQFTSQPKVLVVAGGIILLLNLIPGAPHPQPTVLGIFLIFLGIRLVRTRAEEAQQISTAEAEADTYSEEQFDENAYFKDINNIYSLINVEPIEMEFGYSLIPLVDENSGGNLINRIVIFRRQFAQEMGFVVPSVRLRDSAALNANQYVIKLKGEEIAKGELLVDYYLALEPPNPAGDIDGIETIEPAYGIPSKWITPEKRDMAEVYGYTVIDPLSVMLTHLSETIRRHVHELLNRAEVLQIVENTKKISPELVEEAIPNVIAYGTLQKVLYNLLKEGIPIKDMVTILESLIDTAQGTNDIDIMTENVRTALKRTITRRFCENGQLKVITLDSEVEKAVLSSLTRSEQGIYLALSPDLIQKIVTQLGEHLGKFKDLNTVPIILTSNVIRVYFYRLIEQFYPNVYVLAFNEIANNIQIQALGNISM